A stretch of Phragmites australis chromosome 12, lpPhrAust1.1, whole genome shotgun sequence DNA encodes these proteins:
- the LOC133886716 gene encoding protein FAR1-RELATED SEQUENCE 5-like: MVFENEEKAYEYYVSYAGNVGFSVRKGWWDKTSKSATRSRVYVCSREGFRSKNEAKRPRPETRMGCPERIAIKLTPIGKYRVTEFVEDHNHQLAAPFDIEMLKSQRVLTKVQPGNQNASNIPPGYKNYLRSKSTKDMKSGDLRALMDYFQRMKSDNPSFYYAIQVDENDKAANVFWADARSIMDYHYFCDVICFDMIYKVNDCSRPLALFLGMNHHRQMVIFGAAFLYDETVESFKWLLETFKSAMCGKQPKVILTDRSAPLKEALSLTWPGTIRRSCVWQIYLETVKSLADIFSTSEEFTYDFRHCVFDIEDEQEFVDTWNVIMEKYDLKENEWLTKLYEDRENWALPYSLQIFSGDIKSMLQAENFGTRLKEYLGCDTDISLFLKFFESSGEKRRQEEMQADYQANQGAPRISLPFLWQAANLYTPVNFELFRKEYELSVDCMAYGCGEFGSLSEYMVTVKNKTKDQLVRFDSLDDTVACTCKKFENAGLLCCHILKVYELRNVKEIPAQYFLKRWRKDVKLVRMDEIAEFNFDSDTKSSVPGRYSVLCRLFYKIAAKAAENIETFALMASQSDQLLAEVERTLQSTLADKSSGFSIKDQLTHMVQNGYLLSSGNEAQSSTGKKCEVARRKNDLETNKRKKARKGQPDETEAGPREGELNITPGSNQSEPKNASNPFLPDQLMQGHYVLGHNFGLGSSQNLHDNLNQFGQASSVSTLQQQPFPGNGHLTQGYPGDMHALQFVETTPQIDNQNGDQGQSSIPVWDFL; this comes from the exons ATGGTTTTTGAGAATGAAGAAAAAGCATACGAATATTATGTTAGTTATGCAGGAAATGTGGGATTTAGTGTACGAAAAGGATGGTGGGACAAAACTTCTAAAAGTGCCACTAGGTCAAGGGTCTATGTCTGTTCTAGGGAGGGCTTTCGCTCGAAGAATGAGGCCAAGAGACCTCGCCCAGAGACAAGGATGGGTTGCCCTGAACGAATAGCTATTAAGTTAACACCTATTGGTAAATATCGAGTAACAGAATTTGTGGAGGATCATAATCACCAGCTTGCTGCACCATTTGATATTGAGATGCTGAAGTCACAGAGAGTGCTGACCAAGGTTCAACCTGGAAACCAAAATGCTAGTAACATTCCTCCAGGGTACAAGAATTATCTTCGGTCCAAGTCTACAAAAGATATGAAATCAGGGGATCTCAGAGCTTTGATGGATTATTTCCAAAGAATGAAGAGTGACAATCCCTCGTTTTATTATGCCATTCAGGTGGATGAAAATGACAAAGCGGCTAATGTCTTCTGGGCTGATGCAAGATCAATCATGGACTATCACTACTTCTGTGACGTGATCTGCTTCGACATGATCTACAAAGTGAATGACTGCAGCAGGCCCTTAGCTTTGTTTCTAGGAATGAACCATCATAGGCAAATGGTCATATTTGGTGCTGCTTTTCTGTATGATGAGACTGTTGAATCTTTCAAATGGCTTCTTGAGACCTTTAAGAGTGCCATGTGTGGGAAACAACCAAAGGTAATTTTGACAGATCGATCTGCGCCTTTGAAGGAAGCACTGAGTCTCACTTGGCCTGGTACTATTCGCCGTTCCTGTGTGTGGCAAATATACCTGGAGACTGTTAAGTCCTTAGCAGATATTTTTAGTACTTCTGAAGAATTCACATATGATTTTAGACACTGTGTATTTGATATCGAGGATGAACAAGAGTTTGTTGACACATGGAATGTGATAATGGAGAAATACGACCTTAAAGAGAATGAATGGTTAACTAAGCTTTATGAAGATCGGGAAAACTGGGCCTTGCCATACAGTCTGCAAATATTCTCTGGGGACATTAAAAGCATGCTACAGGCTGAGAATTTTGGCACTAGGCTCAAAGAGTACTTGGGTTGCGATACTGATATATCCCTTTTTCTGAAGTTCTTTGAAAGTtcaggagagaagaggagacaAGAAGAGATGCAAGCTGATTACCAAGCCAATCAAGGAGCGCCAAGAATATCTTTGCCATTTCTATGGCAGGCTGCGAATTTGTATACCCCAGTAAATTTTGAGTTATTTAGAAAGGAATATGAACTAAGTGTGGACTGTATGGCTTATGGCTGTGGGGAGTTTGGCTCTCTTTCTGAATATATGGTTACCGTCAAGAACAAAACTAAGGACCAGCTTGTGCGATTTGACTCATTAGATGATACAGTTGCATGCACttgtaaaaaatttgaaaatgctgGATTATTATGCTGCCATATATTAAAAGTGTATGAGTTGAGAAATGTTAAAGAGATTCCCGCACAGTATTTTCTGAAGAGGTGGAGGAAAGATGTAAAGTTGGTGAGAATGGATGAAATTGCTGAGTTTAATTTTGACAGTGACACAAAATCTTCTGTTCCAGGACGTTATTCAGTTCTATGCCGCTTGTTCTATAAGATTGCTGCCAAGGCTGCAGAGAACATAGAGACATTTGCTCTGATGGCAAGCCAGTCAGATCAACTTCTTGCAGAAGTAGAAAGAACTTTGCAATCTACACTGGCTGACAAGTCATCTGGATTTTCCATCAAGGACCAGTTAACTCACATGGTCCAGAATGGCTATCTACTTAGTAGTGGCAATGAAGCTCAGAGTTCTACTGGAAAGAAGTGTGAAGTTGCTCGCCGTAAAAATGATTTGGAAACTAATAAGCgaaagaaagcaagaaaag GGCAACCTGATGAAACAGAGGCTGGACCAAGAGAAGGAGAGCTGAATATTACACCAGGAAGTAACCAATCAGAGCCAAAGAATGCATCAAACCCATTCCTCCCAGATCAATTAATGCAG GGACATTATGTACTTGGTCACAACTTTGGGCTTGGTAGCTCACAGAACCTTCATGATAATTTGAATCAGTTTGGTCAG GCCTCCTCTGTTTCAACCCTGCAACAGCAGCCATTTCCTGGGAATGGTCATCTCACCCAA GGATATCCTGGTGATATGCATGCGCTGCAATTTGTGGAGACAACTCCCCAAATCGACAATCAGAATGGTGATCAGGGTCAGTCATCAATACCAGTGTGGGATTTTCTTTGA